One segment of Anguilla anguilla isolate fAngAng1 chromosome 1, fAngAng1.pri, whole genome shotgun sequence DNA contains the following:
- the c1h1orf115 gene encoding uncharacterized protein C1orf115 homolog, translated as MSAAPAELTTGAQECPLEAGTAMTDEAMTDEAMTDSAMMDGSGSGSHPPLQSESAAGPGLNWKQQQAKRKAKERCSKKVHVAFLPERYEPLIEEDDIKESAKEDRKQKRKEKYKKYRKNVGKALRFSWKCLVAGLQIFTAAYSAPVSAATVLMTNSYRTRT; from the exons ATGTCAGCAGCACCAGCTGAGCTCACTACTGGGGCTCAGGAGTGTCCCCTGGAAGCAGGGACAGCCATGACGGATGAGGCCATGACGGACGAGGCCATGACAGACAGCGCCATGATGGACGGCAGCGGCTCGGGGTCTCACCCACCCCTGCAGTCTGAGAGCGCAGCCGGGCCAGGACTCAACTGGAAACAGCAGCAGGCCAAGAGAAAGGCAAAGGAAAGGTGTTCAAAGAAAGTTCATGTGGCCTTTCTGCCAGAACGGTACGAGCCCCTGATAGAGGAAGACGATATCAAGGAAAGTGCAAAAGaggacaggaaacagaaaaggaaagaaaagtaTAAAAAGTACAGAAAG aacGTGGGAAAGGCCTTGCGGTTCAGCTGGAAGTGCCTGGTAGCAGGACTGCAAATCTTCACTGCAGCCTACTCAGCACCTGTCTCCGCAGCTACTGTCCTGATGACCAACTCATACAGAACCAGGACCTGA
- the LOC118212936 gene encoding transmembrane protein 18-like, with the protein MAEQAQNISAIPTDAISNIKITSVWTFLLSIQWSESWLIGLGLFHTLCFAVTLVTLRFYRAQVCHFLLMVGMVYSAEYINEVAALNWRLFSKYQYFDSKGMFISLVFSAPLLCNTVIIVMVWVYRTFATMTELKSLQVKRKAARTKRKTE; encoded by the exons ATGGCAGAACAGGCGCAGAACATTAGTGCTATTCCAACTGATGCAATCAGCAACATAAAAATCACGTCGGTTTGGACTTTTCTGCTTTCT ATCCAGTGGTCTGAATCCTGGTTGATCGGGTTGGGCTTGTTCCACACGCTCTGTTTCGCTGTAACTCTGGTGACGTTGCGGTTTTATCGGGCGCAGGTCTGTCACTTCCTTCTTATGG tgggGATGGTGTACTCTGCAGAGTACATTAATGAAGTTGCTGCTTTGAACTGGAG ATTGTTCTCCAAATATCAGTACTTTGATTCCAAAGGAATGTTCATCTCGCTGGTGttctctgctcctctgctgTGCAACACTGTTATTATTGTG ATGGTCTGGGTTTATAGGACGTTTGCGACAATGACTGAGTTGAAATCTCTGCAAGTAAAACGGAAGGCAGCAAggacaaagagaaaaacagaatga